The following proteins come from a genomic window of Streptomyces sp. Sge12:
- a CDS encoding MerR family transcriptional regulator, with amino-acid sequence MADQAPEPMLTVDELAARAGVTVRTVRFYSTRGLLPPPVIGPRRVGHYGPEHLSRLALIEELQHQGMTLSAIERYLDALPDDLSAHDLAIHRAMVASWAPDAAQEVTREELEKRAGRSLSDTDVRRLTAMNVLAVSGDGFRVDVGLLRLGVALLDVPIAHETILAARRVLMEHTRSAAHELTALFRDEVWGPFTQGESDPERVESMKALSAHMQPMVVQALVTAFQRSLKEELKAAFAPEA; translated from the coding sequence ATGGCCGACCAGGCACCCGAGCCGATGCTCACCGTCGACGAGCTGGCGGCCAGGGCGGGCGTCACCGTGCGCACCGTTCGTTTCTACAGCACCCGCGGGCTTTTGCCCCCTCCCGTGATCGGCCCTCGTCGGGTGGGGCACTACGGGCCGGAGCACCTGTCCCGGCTGGCGCTGATCGAGGAGCTCCAGCACCAGGGCATGACCCTGTCCGCCATCGAGCGCTACCTGGACGCGCTGCCCGACGATCTGAGCGCCCACGACCTGGCCATCCACCGGGCGATGGTGGCCAGTTGGGCTCCCGACGCGGCCCAGGAGGTGACGCGGGAGGAGCTGGAGAAGCGGGCGGGACGGAGCCTGTCGGACACCGATGTCCGGCGGCTGACGGCAATGAACGTGCTCGCCGTCTCGGGGGACGGGTTCCGGGTGGACGTGGGGCTGCTGCGGCTGGGCGTCGCGCTGCTCGACGTGCCGATCGCCCACGAGACGATCCTGGCGGCACGCAGGGTGCTGATGGAGCACACCCGCTCGGCGGCCCACGAGCTGACGGCGTTGTTCCGGGACGAGGTGTGGGGGCCCTTCACGCAGGGCGAGAGCGATCCGGAGCGGGTGGAGTCGATGAAGGCGCTGTCGGCGCACATGCAGCCGATGGTGGTGCAGGCGCTGGTGACGGCCTTCCAGCGGTCGCTGAAGGAGGAGCTGAAGGCGGCGTTCGCGCCGGAGGCGTGA
- a CDS encoding maltokinase N-terminal cap-like domain-containing protein, translating to MAIIHKTTMSPGKLELLAAWLPAQPWYLPTGRPPALARAGGFRLDDPEGEVGIEFMVVTDTSGEEPTAYHVPLTYRGAPLAGAEAALVGTTEHGVLGRRWVYDGPHDPVLAAQLLALFHGRAVPQAQSLSDTPDPTVTARYDGPDPAVADADADARAGADADALTVTRVLGNAAPATGSLGEVTAGWTGPDGTAHRGVFASLAAR from the coding sequence ATGGCGATCATCCACAAGACCACGATGAGCCCCGGCAAGCTGGAGCTGCTTGCCGCGTGGCTGCCGGCGCAGCCCTGGTACCTGCCCACCGGACGGCCGCCGGCCCTGGCCCGCGCGGGCGGTTTCCGGCTCGACGACCCCGAGGGCGAGGTGGGCATCGAGTTCATGGTGGTCACCGATACCTCCGGCGAGGAGCCGACGGCGTACCACGTACCGCTCACCTACCGCGGCGCGCCGCTGGCGGGCGCCGAGGCGGCCCTGGTGGGCACCACCGAGCACGGCGTCCTCGGACGCCGCTGGGTGTACGACGGGCCGCACGACCCGGTGCTGGCGGCGCAGCTGCTCGCGCTGTTCCATGGCCGCGCCGTGCCGCAGGCGCAGAGCCTGAGCGACACCCCGGATCCCACCGTCACCGCTCGGTACGACGGACCGGATCCGGCCGTCGCCGACGCCGACGCCGACGCCCGCGCCGGCGCCGACGCCGACGCGCTCACCGTGACACGCGTGCTCGGGAACGCGGCCCCGGCGACCGGCTCCCTCGGCGAGGTCACCGCGGGCTGGACCGGCCCGGACGGAACCGCGCACCGGGGCGTCTTCGCGTCCCTCGCCGCGCGCTGA
- a CDS encoding 3-hydroxyacyl-CoA dehydrogenase NAD-binding domain-containing protein, which produces MSESTTIRWEQDETGVVTLILDDPNQSANTMNQAFKDSIAAVADRAEAEKDSIRGIIFTSAKKTFFAGGDLKDMIRLRPADAQIAFDTGTEIKRSLRRIETLGKPVVAAINGAALGGGYEICLASHHRVALDAPGSKIGLPEVTLGLLPAGGGVTRTVRLMGIADALLKVLLQGTQYTPQRALDNGLVHELAATPEEMLAKARAFIDANPESKQPWDVPGYRIPGGTPSNPKFAANLPAFPANLKKQLNGAPYPAPRNILACAVEGSQVDFETALTIEARYFTELVTGQTAKNMIQAFFFDLQAVNAGRSRPQGIAPRTVRKVAVLGAGMMGAGIAYSCARAGIEVVLKDVTPEAAAKGKAYSEKLLDKALSRGRTTEAKRAELLARITPTAEAADLAGCDAVIEAVFEDTALKHKVFQEIQDVIEPDALLCSNTSTLPITGLAEGVSRPADFIGLHFFSPVDKMPLVEIIKGEQTGDEAIARAFDLVRRINKTPIVVNDSRGFFTSRVIGQFINEGVAMVGEGVEPASIEQAAAQAGYPAKVLSLMDELTLTLPRKIRNETRKAFEAEGRAWTEHPADAVIDRMVDEFGRPGRSGGAGFYAYDEAGKRAGIWPGLREHFAKPGYEIPFEDMKERMLFSEALDTVRCLDEGVLTSIADANIGSIMGIGFPAWTGGVIQYINGYEGGLAGFVARARELAEKYGERFTPPASLVAKAERGETYAD; this is translated from the coding sequence ATGAGCGAGTCCACCACGATCCGCTGGGAACAGGACGAGACCGGCGTCGTCACCCTGATCCTCGACGACCCCAACCAGTCCGCCAACACGATGAACCAGGCCTTCAAGGACTCCATCGCGGCCGTCGCCGACCGCGCCGAGGCCGAGAAGGACTCCATCCGCGGCATCATCTTCACCTCCGCCAAGAAGACCTTCTTCGCGGGCGGCGACCTCAAGGACATGATCCGGCTCCGCCCGGCGGACGCGCAGATCGCCTTCGACACCGGCACCGAGATCAAGCGCTCGCTGCGCCGGATCGAGACCCTCGGCAAGCCCGTCGTCGCCGCGATCAACGGCGCCGCCCTCGGCGGGGGTTACGAGATCTGCCTCGCCTCCCACCACCGCGTCGCCCTCGACGCGCCCGGCTCCAAGATCGGCCTGCCCGAGGTCACCCTGGGCCTCCTCCCCGCCGGTGGCGGTGTCACCCGTACCGTGCGCCTGATGGGCATCGCCGACGCGCTGCTCAAGGTGCTGCTCCAGGGCACCCAGTACACCCCGCAGCGCGCCCTGGACAACGGCCTCGTCCACGAACTGGCCGCCACGCCCGAGGAGATGCTGGCCAAGGCCCGCGCCTTCATCGACGCCAACCCGGAGTCGAAGCAGCCCTGGGACGTCCCCGGCTACCGCATCCCGGGCGGCACGCCGTCGAACCCGAAGTTCGCCGCGAACCTCCCGGCCTTCCCGGCCAACCTGAAGAAGCAGCTGAACGGGGCCCCGTACCCGGCGCCGCGCAACATCCTGGCCTGCGCCGTCGAGGGCTCCCAGGTGGACTTCGAGACCGCGCTGACCATCGAGGCCCGCTACTTCACCGAGCTGGTCACCGGACAGACCGCCAAGAACATGATCCAGGCGTTCTTCTTCGACCTCCAGGCCGTCAACGCGGGCCGCAGCCGCCCGCAGGGCATCGCACCCCGCACGGTCCGCAAGGTCGCCGTCCTCGGCGCCGGGATGATGGGCGCCGGCATCGCGTACTCCTGCGCCCGCGCGGGCATCGAGGTGGTGCTGAAGGACGTCACGCCCGAGGCCGCCGCGAAGGGCAAGGCGTACTCGGAGAAGCTGCTCGACAAGGCGCTCTCCCGCGGCCGGACCACCGAGGCCAAGCGCGCCGAACTGCTCGCCCGGATCACCCCGACCGCCGAGGCCGCCGACCTCGCGGGCTGCGACGCCGTCATCGAGGCCGTCTTCGAGGACACCGCCCTCAAGCACAAGGTGTTCCAGGAGATCCAGGACGTCATCGAGCCCGACGCGCTGCTCTGCTCCAACACCTCCACGCTGCCCATCACGGGCCTCGCGGAAGGCGTCTCGCGGCCGGCCGACTTCATCGGGCTGCACTTCTTCTCGCCCGTGGACAAGATGCCGCTGGTGGAGATCATCAAGGGGGAGCAGACGGGGGACGAGGCCATCGCCCGTGCCTTCGACCTGGTCCGCCGGATCAACAAGACGCCGATCGTGGTCAACGACTCGCGCGGCTTCTTCACCTCGCGCGTCATCGGCCAGTTCATCAACGAGGGCGTGGCGATGGTCGGCGAGGGCGTCGAACCCGCGTCGATCGAGCAGGCCGCGGCGCAGGCCGGATACCCGGCCAAGGTGCTCTCCCTGATGGACGAGCTGACCCTGACCCTGCCCCGCAAGATCCGCAACGAGACCCGCAAGGCCTTCGAGGCCGAGGGCAGGGCGTGGACCGAGCACCCCGCCGACGCGGTCATCGACCGCATGGTGGACGAGTTCGGGCGCCCCGGGCGCAGCGGCGGAGCCGGCTTCTACGCGTACGACGAAGCCGGCAAGCGCGCCGGCATCTGGCCGGGCCTGCGCGAGCACTTCGCCAAGCCGGGGTACGAGATCCCGTTCGAGGACATGAAGGAGCGGATGCTCTTCTCCGAGGCCCTGGACACCGTCCGCTGCCTCGACGAGGGCGTCCTCACCTCGATCGCCGACGCCAACATCGGCTCCATCATGGGCATCGGCTTCCCGGCCTGGACCGGCGGCGTGATCCAGTACATCAACGGCTACGAGGGCGGCCTCGCCGGCTTCGTCGCCCGCGCCCGCGAACTCGCCGAGAAGTACGGCGAGCGCTTCACCCCGCCGGCCTCGCTCGTCGCGAAGGCGGAGCGCGGCGAGACGTACGCCGACTGA
- a CDS encoding acetyl-CoA C-acetyltransferase, giving the protein MSTEAYVYDAIRTPRGRGKANGALHGTKPIDLVVGLIDALRERNPGLDPATIDDIVLGVVGPVGDQGSDIARIAAIAAGLPDTVAGVQENRFCASGLEAVNMAAAKVRSGWEDLVLAGGVESMSRVPMASDGGAWFADPMTNWDTGFVPQGIGADLIATIEGFSRRDVDEYAALSQERAAAAIKDGRFAKSVVPVTDRNGLIVLDHDEFVRPGTTADTLAKLKPSFADIGELGGFDAVALQKYHWVEKIDHVHHAGNSSGIVDGASLVAIGSREAGERGGLTPRARIVSAAVSGSEPTIMLTGPAPATRKALAKAGLTIDDIDLVEINEAFAGVVLRFVKDMGLSLDKVNVNGGAIALGHPLGATGAMILGTIVDELERQDKRYGLVTLCVGGGMGVATIVERL; this is encoded by the coding sequence GTGAGCACCGAAGCTTACGTATACGACGCGATCCGCACCCCGCGCGGCCGCGGCAAGGCCAACGGCGCCCTGCACGGCACCAAGCCCATCGACCTGGTCGTCGGACTCATCGACGCCCTGCGCGAGCGCAACCCCGGCCTGGACCCCGCCACCATCGACGACATCGTGCTCGGCGTCGTCGGCCCGGTCGGCGACCAGGGCTCCGACATCGCCCGTATCGCGGCCATCGCCGCCGGGCTCCCGGACACCGTGGCCGGCGTACAGGAGAACCGCTTCTGCGCCTCGGGCCTGGAGGCCGTCAACATGGCGGCCGCGAAGGTCCGTTCCGGCTGGGAGGACCTCGTCCTCGCGGGTGGCGTGGAGTCCATGTCCCGGGTCCCGATGGCCTCCGACGGCGGCGCCTGGTTCGCCGACCCGATGACCAACTGGGACACCGGCTTCGTCCCGCAGGGCATCGGCGCCGACCTGATCGCCACCATCGAGGGCTTCTCCCGGCGCGACGTGGACGAGTACGCCGCCCTGTCGCAGGAGCGCGCCGCCGCGGCCATCAAGGACGGCCGTTTCGCGAAGTCCGTGGTCCCGGTCACCGACCGCAACGGCCTGATCGTCCTGGACCACGACGAGTTCGTCCGCCCCGGCACGACCGCCGACACCCTCGCCAAGCTGAAGCCCTCCTTCGCCGACATCGGCGAGCTCGGCGGGTTCGACGCGGTGGCGCTGCAGAAGTACCACTGGGTCGAGAAGATCGACCACGTCCACCACGCGGGCAACTCCTCGGGCATCGTCGACGGCGCCTCGCTCGTCGCCATCGGCTCCCGCGAGGCGGGCGAGCGCGGCGGGCTGACCCCGCGCGCCCGGATCGTCTCGGCGGCCGTCTCCGGCTCCGAGCCCACCATCATGCTCACCGGCCCCGCCCCGGCCACCCGCAAGGCCCTCGCCAAGGCCGGGCTGACCATCGACGACATCGACCTGGTCGAGATCAACGAGGCCTTCGCGGGCGTCGTCCTGCGCTTCGTCAAGGACATGGGCCTGTCCCTCGACAAGGTCAACGTCAACGGCGGCGCCATCGCGCTCGGCCACCCGCTCGGCGCCACCGGCGCGATGATCCTCGGCACGATCGTCGACGAGCTGGAACGCCAGGACAAGCGCTACGGGCTCGTCACCCTCTGCGTCGGCGGCGGCATGGGCGTCGCCACCATCGTCGAACGCCTCTGA
- a CDS encoding acyl-CoA dehydrogenase family protein, whose translation MQRRIFDADHEAFRETVRTFLAKEVLPHYEQWEKDGIVSRDAWRAAGRQGLLGLAVPEEYGGGGNTDFRYAAVIAEEFTRAGAPGLAIGLHNDIIGPYLTSLATEEQKRRWLPGFCSGQTITAIAMTEPGAGSDLQGIRTTAEDRGDHWVLNGSKTFISNGILADLVIVVAKTTPEGGAHGLSLLVVERGAEGFERGRNLDKIGQKSQDTAELFFNDVRVPKENLLGELNGAFLHLMTNLAQERMGIAMAGIAAAEHLLEITTQYVKEREAFGRPLAKLQHIRFEIAEMATEVAVTRTFLDRCITDHANGELDHVHASMAKWWATELQKRVADRCLQLHGGYGYMSEYPVARAFTDGRIQTIYGGTTEIMKEIIGRSLLG comes from the coding sequence ATGCAACGCCGCATCTTCGACGCCGACCACGAGGCGTTCCGCGAGACCGTACGCACCTTCCTCGCCAAGGAGGTGCTGCCGCACTACGAGCAGTGGGAGAAGGACGGCATCGTCAGCCGCGATGCCTGGCGGGCCGCGGGCCGCCAGGGGCTGCTCGGCCTCGCCGTCCCGGAGGAGTACGGCGGCGGCGGGAACACCGACTTCCGCTACGCCGCCGTGATCGCCGAGGAGTTCACCCGGGCGGGCGCCCCGGGGCTGGCCATCGGCCTCCACAACGACATCATCGGGCCCTACCTGACCTCGCTCGCCACCGAGGAGCAGAAGCGCCGCTGGCTGCCCGGCTTCTGCTCCGGGCAGACCATCACCGCCATCGCGATGACCGAGCCGGGCGCGGGCTCCGACCTCCAGGGGATCCGGACCACCGCCGAGGACCGCGGCGACCACTGGGTGCTCAACGGGTCCAAGACCTTCATCTCCAACGGGATCCTCGCCGACCTGGTGATCGTGGTGGCCAAGACCACCCCCGAGGGCGGGGCGCACGGCCTGTCGCTGCTGGTCGTCGAGCGCGGCGCGGAGGGCTTCGAGCGCGGCCGCAACCTCGACAAGATCGGCCAGAAGTCCCAGGACACCGCCGAGCTGTTCTTCAACGACGTACGCGTCCCCAAGGAGAACCTGCTCGGCGAGCTCAACGGCGCCTTCCTGCACCTGATGACCAATCTCGCGCAGGAGCGCATGGGCATCGCGATGGCCGGCATCGCCGCCGCCGAGCACCTGCTGGAGATCACCACCCAGTACGTGAAGGAGCGCGAGGCCTTCGGCCGTCCGCTGGCCAAGCTCCAGCACATCCGCTTCGAGATCGCGGAGATGGCCACCGAGGTCGCCGTCACCCGGACCTTCCTCGACCGGTGCATCACCGACCACGCCAACGGCGAACTGGACCACGTGCACGCCTCGATGGCCAAGTGGTGGGCGACCGAGCTGCAGAAGCGTGTCGCGGACCGCTGCCTCCAGCTGCACGGCGGCTACGGCTACATGAGCGAGTACCCGGTCGCACGGGCCTTCACCGACGGGCGCATCCAGACCATCTACGGCGGCACGACCGAGATCATGAAAGAGATCATCGGCCGGTCCCTGCTCGGCTGA
- a CDS encoding LLM class F420-dependent oxidoreductase, producing MELSMMLDYAGDPRRAADQAAALESAGLDAVWVAEAWGFDSPTIMGYLAARTERLKIGSAILNVYSRTPGLIAQTAAGLDALSGGRALLGLGASGPQVVEGWHGMPYDKPLGRTRETVELCRRIWRRETIDHHGITDMPLPPERGSGLGKPLKILTRPVRPAVPVYIASLGPANVRMTAEIADGWLPTLFIPEKAAAVWGGPLAEGTARRSPELGPLRTVAGGLLAIGDDAAAARDLARPQIALYVGGMGAVGKNFYNDLAVAYGYGEEARRIQELYLSGRKRDAAAAVPDEFCELMTLCGPEGYVRERIEAFREAGVTMLNVTPVGPDPARLIETVKNWL from the coding sequence ATGGAACTGTCCATGATGCTCGACTACGCGGGGGACCCGCGCCGGGCCGCGGACCAGGCCGCGGCGCTGGAGTCCGCCGGGCTCGACGCCGTATGGGTGGCCGAGGCCTGGGGCTTCGACTCACCGACGATCATGGGCTATCTCGCCGCCCGCACCGAGCGCCTGAAGATCGGCTCGGCCATCCTCAACGTCTACTCGCGCACCCCCGGCCTCATCGCCCAGACCGCCGCCGGCCTGGACGCGCTGTCCGGCGGCCGGGCGCTGCTCGGCCTCGGCGCCTCCGGCCCGCAGGTCGTCGAGGGCTGGCACGGGATGCCGTACGACAAGCCGCTCGGCCGGACCCGCGAGACGGTCGAGCTGTGCCGGCGCATCTGGCGCCGCGAGACGATCGACCACCACGGCATCACCGACATGCCGCTGCCCCCGGAGCGGGGCAGCGGGCTCGGCAAGCCGCTCAAGATCCTCACCCGGCCGGTGCGCCCCGCGGTTCCCGTCTACATCGCCTCGCTCGGCCCGGCCAACGTGCGGATGACCGCCGAGATCGCGGACGGCTGGCTGCCCACCCTCTTCATCCCGGAGAAGGCCGCCGCGGTGTGGGGCGGCCCGCTCGCCGAGGGGACGGCCAGGCGGTCGCCGGAGCTCGGCCCGCTCCGGACCGTCGCGGGCGGACTGCTCGCCATCGGCGACGACGCGGCCGCCGCACGGGACCTCGCGCGCCCGCAGATCGCCCTGTACGTCGGCGGGATGGGCGCGGTCGGCAAGAACTTCTACAACGACCTCGCCGTCGCCTACGGCTACGGGGAAGAGGCCCGCCGGATCCAGGAGCTCTACCTCTCCGGGCGCAAACGCGACGCCGCGGCCGCCGTCCCGGACGAGTTCTGCGAGCTGATGACGCTCTGCGGGCCCGAGGGCTACGTACGCGAGCGCATCGAGGCCTTCCGCGAGGCGGGCGTCACCATGCTCAACGTCACGCCGGTCGGCCCCGACCCGGCCCGTCTGATCGAAACCGTCAAGAACTGGCTCTAG